The proteins below come from a single Staphylococcus sp. MI 10-1553 genomic window:
- a CDS encoding ATP-binding protein codes for MSAAIIDRLIHHSKIFKITGDSYRLKDYKSEKSLNIRHS; via the coding sequence GTGTCAGCAGCTATTATTGATAGACTCATTCATCATTCAAAAATATTTAAAATTACAGGGGATTCCTACCGACTTAAAGACTATAAAAGTGAAAAAAGTTTAAACATACGTCATTCTTAA
- the sufB gene encoding Fe-S cluster assembly protein SufB — protein sequence MAKKAPDVGDYKYGFHDEDVSIFRSERGLTENIVREISRMKNEPEWMLDFRLKSLKQFYKMPMPQWGGDLSELDFDDITYYVKPSERSERSWDEVPEEIKRTFDKLGIPEAEQKYLAGVSAQYESEVVYHNMEKELEEKGIIFKDTDTALKENEELFKEYFASVIPAADNKFAALNSAVWSGGSFIYVPKNVKLDTPLQAYFRINSENMGQFERTLIIADEGASVNYVEGCTAPVYTTNSLHSAVVEIIVHKDAHVRYTTIQNWANNVYNLVTKRTFVHENGNMEWVDGNLGSKLTMKYPACVLLGEGAKGSTLSIAFAGKGQVQDAGAKMIHKAPNTSSTIVSKSISKDGGKVVYRGIVHFGRKAKGARSNIECDTLILDNESTSDTIPYNEIFNDNISLEHEAKVSKVSEEQLFYLMSRGISEEEATEMIVMGFIEPFTKELPMEYAVEMNRLIKFEMEGSIG from the coding sequence ATGGCTAAAAAAGCACCTGATGTAGGCGATTATAAATATGGCTTCCATGATGAAGACGTATCGATTTTTAGATCAGAACGTGGCTTAACAGAAAATATTGTACGTGAAATTTCAAGAATGAAAAACGAACCTGAATGGATGTTGGACTTCCGTTTAAAATCTTTAAAACAGTTTTATAAAATGCCAATGCCACAATGGGGTGGCGACTTATCTGAATTAGACTTTGACGACATTACGTATTATGTTAAACCGTCAGAGCGTTCAGAGCGTTCTTGGGATGAAGTACCTGAAGAAATTAAACGTACTTTCGATAAATTAGGTATTCCAGAAGCTGAGCAAAAATATTTAGCAGGTGTATCTGCACAATATGAATCAGAAGTGGTTTATCATAACATGGAAAAAGAACTTGAAGAAAAAGGAATTATCTTCAAAGACACAGATACAGCATTAAAAGAAAACGAAGAACTTTTCAAAGAATATTTTGCATCTGTCATTCCAGCAGCTGACAACAAGTTCGCAGCATTGAACTCAGCAGTATGGTCAGGTGGTTCATTCATCTACGTACCGAAAAACGTGAAATTGGACACACCTTTACAAGCGTATTTCCGCATTAACTCAGAAAACATGGGTCAATTCGAACGTACATTAATCATTGCTGACGAAGGGGCATCTGTAAACTATGTTGAAGGTTGTACAGCACCAGTGTACACAACTAACTCATTACACTCAGCAGTTGTTGAAATCATTGTACACAAAGATGCGCACGTACGTTACACAACGATTCAAAACTGGGCAAACAACGTGTATAACCTTGTGACAAAACGTACATTCGTTCATGAAAATGGCAACATGGAATGGGTAGATGGGAACTTAGGTTCTAAACTCACAATGAAATATCCAGCGTGTGTCTTATTAGGTGAAGGTGCAAAAGGTAGCACATTATCCATCGCATTTGCCGGTAAAGGTCAAGTTCAAGATGCAGGTGCTAAAATGATTCATAAAGCACCAAACACATCTTCAACGATCGTTTCAAAATCGATTTCTAAAGATGGCGGTAAAGTGGTTTATCGTGGTATCGTTCATTTTGGTCGTAAAGCAAAAGGCGCAAGATCAAACATTGAATGTGATACATTAATTCTTGATAATGAATCTACATCTGATACTATTCCATACAATGAAATATTCAACGACAATATTTCATTAGAGCATGAAGCAAAAGTGTCTAAAGTATCTGAAGAACAATTATTCTATCTCATGTCACGTGGTATTTCTGAAGAAGAAGCGACAGAAATGATCGTTATGGGATTCATCGAGCCATTCACAAAAGAATTACCAATGGAATATGCCGTTGAAATGAACCGTCTCATCAAGTTCGAGATGGAAGGTAGTATCGGCTAA
- a CDS encoding CPBP family intramembrane glutamic endopeptidase yields MSNFSIRRQQIRYQDFILFPLFVLLQYFSPLFAEQYLPFILKKVLKYHVTPEVQTLLFNTVMLISQLVIVLLFIFLTRDFIFNHFQYRWIELRHYIKKIIIVYILWSSFIWIYQKAVPLAILDIQNYNFILSLLTIGVFTPIVEEILFRHLLIGELGKKWGYLTMSIVSVFLFGIAHFLHFQSIWTFLPFILGGITLTYVYLTSNRNLLVSITLHILINAVSHILNSI; encoded by the coding sequence ATGTCAAATTTCTCAATAAGGCGACAACAAATAAGGTATCAAGATTTTATATTATTTCCACTTTTTGTTTTGCTTCAATATTTTTCTCCTTTATTTGCTGAACAATACTTACCTTTTATATTGAAAAAGGTATTAAAGTATCATGTAACACCTGAGGTACAAACACTACTCTTTAATACTGTTATGTTGATATCCCAACTTGTTATCGTTCTTCTTTTCATTTTTTTAACAAGAGACTTTATTTTTAATCATTTCCAATATAGATGGATAGAATTGCGCCATTACATAAAGAAAATCATTATTGTCTACATACTTTGGAGTAGCTTTATTTGGATATATCAAAAAGCTGTACCACTCGCAATATTAGATATTCAAAACTATAATTTCATATTGAGCTTATTAACGATTGGCGTATTCACACCCATTGTCGAAGAAATACTCTTTCGTCATTTGCTTATTGGCGAATTAGGAAAAAAATGGGGTTACCTAACAATGTCAATTGTATCTGTCTTTTTATTTGGCATTGCACATTTTTTACATTTTCAATCTATCTGGACATTCTTACCTTTTATTTTAGGAGGTATTACACTCACTTATGTATATTTAACATCAAATCGCAATCTTTTAGTTTCAATCACACTACACATTCTCATTAATGCAGTATCACACATTTTAAATTCAATTTAA
- the sufU gene encoding Fe-S cluster assembly sulfur transfer protein SufU, whose product MNFNNLDQLYRSVIMDHYKNPRNKGVIEDGTMTVDMNNPTCGDRIRLTFDIEDGVIRDAKFEGEGCSISMSSASMMTEAIKGHSLKEAMQMSQEFTKMMLGEDYEITEEMGDIEALQGVSQFPARIKCATLAWKALEKGTVEKEGKSEE is encoded by the coding sequence ATGAACTTTAATAATCTAGACCAATTATATCGTTCGGTGATTATGGATCATTATAAAAATCCTCGCAACAAAGGTGTCATTGAAGACGGAACGATGACTGTTGATATGAACAATCCCACTTGTGGTGACCGTATCCGTTTAACATTTGATATTGAAGATGGTGTCATTCGTGATGCGAAATTTGAAGGTGAAGGTTGTTCGATTTCGATGTCTAGTGCGTCGATGATGACTGAAGCGATTAAAGGGCATAGTTTAAAAGAAGCCATGCAAATGAGTCAAGAATTTACGAAAATGATGCTCGGTGAAGATTATGAAATCACTGAGGAAATGGGAGATATTGAAGCATTACAAGGTGTTTCTCAATTCCCAGCCCGCATTAAATGTGCCACACTTGCATGGAAAGCACTTGAAAAGGGTACTGTAGAAAAAGAAGGTAAAAGTGAAGAATAG
- a CDS encoding CNNM domain-containing protein, which yields MIIAIILLIFVSCFFSGSETALTAANRVKLKSEADHNNKKSANLLKLLDKPSAFITTILIGNNIANILLPTLVTILAVDLGLNVGIASAILTVVIIVFAEVIPKSVAATFPDPIARLVFPVIRFFVIILKPITMILNAITDGINRLLSRGQENQGVSKEEVRTMVSIAGTEGAFNEMERNRIQGVMNFDRLKVNDINNTPRVNVTSLSVENDYDEVYDIVTNHPYTRYPVYEGDIDHVVGVFHSKYLLVWSKTPEKSVLDFCSEPLFVYEHNRAEWVLRKMTITRKHLAIVLDEYGGTDAIVTHEDLIEEMLGMEIEDEMDREENDKLNQVR from the coding sequence ATGATCATTGCGATCATTCTATTAATTTTTGTATCTTGCTTCTTTTCAGGAAGTGAAACTGCGCTCACTGCAGCAAACAGGGTCAAACTCAAATCTGAAGCGGACCATAACAATAAAAAATCTGCAAACTTATTGAAGCTTTTAGATAAACCGAGTGCGTTTATTACGACCATATTGATTGGTAATAATATCGCGAATATTTTATTACCGACGTTGGTGACGATATTGGCGGTTGATCTAGGGTTAAACGTTGGGATTGCTTCGGCGATCTTAACTGTAGTGATTATTGTTTTTGCGGAAGTGATTCCAAAATCTGTAGCTGCAACATTTCCAGATCCGATTGCGCGACTTGTCTTTCCAGTTATTCGCTTTTTTGTCATTATATTAAAGCCAATTACCATGATTTTAAATGCAATAACAGATGGGATTAATCGTTTATTATCTCGCGGTCAAGAGAATCAAGGTGTGTCTAAAGAAGAAGTGCGTACAATGGTTTCTATTGCGGGAACTGAGGGTGCCTTTAATGAGATGGAGCGTAATCGTATCCAAGGTGTGATGAACTTTGACCGTTTGAAAGTGAACGATATTAACAATACGCCACGTGTGAATGTAACATCATTATCTGTAGAAAATGATTATGATGAAGTATATGATATTGTCACTAATCATCCATATACGCGTTATCCGGTTTATGAAGGCGACATTGACCATGTAGTTGGTGTATTTCATTCAAAATATTTACTTGTATGGAGTAAAACGCCTGAAAAATCAGTTTTAGATTTCTGTTCAGAGCCACTTTTTGTTTATGAGCATAATCGTGCAGAATGGGTACTCAGAAAAATGACCATTACGAGAAAACATTTGGCGATTGTGTTGGATGAATATGGAGGCACAGATGCAATTGTCACGCATGAAGATTTGATTGAAGAAATGTTAGGTATGGAAATTGAAGACGAAATGGATCGTGAAGAGAACGATAAGTTGAATCAAGTTCGCTAG
- a CDS encoding glycosyltransferase, with protein sequence MKKVFMIVHELDVNKGGMTTAMLTRSKVFYDNKIAGNIVTFDYKLDYPEIIQALKESKKMDRRTEMLNPFDFYKAKAERSKIKRNPTLYKAIDQLLKGTVEIKESQSVSRYFNQKTGAYVAYKKSFENTSFLDIFENNKRIKRIYYREEKIQKIDVFNHENKLTAEQFFDSKCYLYLYRQINAKNGSVGQTYLINEKKQFKNNVGFCTYFLDELIKDDKKNIMICDGPGSFPKMLATQHKIAKKFAVIHTNHYKNFDNSGAIKEREDFILKNAKKIDGIICLTEAQKRDVINEYQIDNVSVISNFINITDQIPETTHRKVVGHISRLVPQKGLPYLIEVAKEVVEKDNEIEFHIYGDGEEKNKLERLIRENELEKNVKLLGYTNNATDKIKDFGCVVSTSQVEGQGLSIIEAMLLEKPVIAFDIKYGPSDFIKYEENGYLIENQNISEMADKILKVINDKALAKRYGKKGRKTIIELYQSDKIMEKWGKLFNGNILV encoded by the coding sequence ATGAAAAAAGTTTTTATGATTGTACATGAGTTGGATGTTAATAAAGGCGGCATGACGACTGCCATGTTGACAAGGAGTAAAGTTTTTTATGACAACAAAATTGCGGGTAACATTGTTACATTTGATTACAAATTGGACTATCCAGAAATTATTCAGGCATTAAAAGAATCCAAAAAGATGGATAGGAGAACTGAAATGTTGAATCCTTTTGACTTCTATAAAGCTAAAGCAGAGCGATCAAAAATTAAAAGGAATCCAACGTTATATAAGGCTATAGACCAGTTATTAAAAGGAACAGTTGAGATAAAAGAAAGTCAATCTGTCTCTAGATATTTCAATCAAAAAACTGGTGCATACGTAGCCTATAAAAAATCTTTTGAGAATACAAGCTTTTTAGATATATTTGAAAACAATAAAAGGATTAAAAGAATTTATTATCGTGAAGAGAAGATTCAAAAAATTGATGTGTTTAATCATGAAAATAAATTAACAGCTGAGCAATTTTTTGATAGTAAGTGCTACCTCTATTTATATAGACAAATCAATGCCAAAAATGGTAGTGTCGGACAAACATATTTGATTAATGAGAAAAAACAATTTAAAAATAATGTAGGATTTTGTACATATTTTTTAGATGAACTAATTAAAGATGATAAGAAGAATATCATGATATGTGATGGCCCAGGTAGTTTTCCAAAAATGCTAGCGACTCAACATAAAATTGCAAAAAAGTTTGCTGTGATTCATACTAATCATTATAAAAATTTTGATAATAGTGGAGCAATTAAAGAAAGAGAAGACTTTATATTAAAAAATGCCAAAAAAATAGATGGAATTATTTGTCTCACTGAAGCGCAAAAAAGAGATGTTATCAATGAATACCAAATTGATAACGTTTCTGTCATTAGTAATTTTATTAACATCACAGACCAAATCCCTGAAACTACACATCGAAAAGTGGTTGGACATATTTCTAGATTAGTACCACAAAAAGGTTTGCCATACTTAATAGAAGTAGCAAAAGAAGTTGTTGAAAAGGATAATGAGATAGAATTTCATATCTATGGTGATGGAGAAGAGAAAAATAAATTGGAGCGTTTAATAAGAGAAAATGAGCTTGAGAAAAATGTTAAATTATTAGGCTATACCAATAATGCAACTGATAAAATTAAAGACTTTGGTTGTGTCGTTTCTACATCTCAAGTTGAAGGTCAAGGTCTTAGCATTATTGAAGCGATGTTACTAGAAAAGCCTGTGATTGCATTTGATATTAAATATGGCCCTTCAGACTTCATTAAATACGAAGAAAATGGTTATTTAATCGAAAACCAAAATATTTCTGAAATGGCTGATAAAATTTTAAAAGTCATTAATGATAAAGCTTTAGCTAAGCGATATGGAAAAAAAGGTAGAAAAACAATTATTGAACTATATCAATCTGATAAAATAATGGAAAAATGGGGTAAACTTTTTAATGGGAATATCTTAGTGTAG